A part of Chroicocephalus ridibundus chromosome 5, bChrRid1.1, whole genome shotgun sequence genomic DNA contains:
- the FGF5 gene encoding fibroblast growth factor 5 isoform X1, which produces MSKKGKLHASARFTADCHFRERFQENSYNTYASAVHRSPRSGRQWYVALNKRGKAKRGCSPRARPQHVSTHFLPRFRQPQPPELAFTVTLPEKKPPPPPKPKVAPSPPRKNPGPVKYRLKFRFG; this is translated from the coding sequence GCCCGGTTCACGGCGGACTGCCATTTTCGGGAGCGTTTCCAGGAGAACAGCTACAACACCTACGCCTCGGCCGTGCACCGCAGCCCGCGCTCGGGACGGCAGTGGTACGTGGCGCTCAACAAGCGGGGCAAAGCCaagaggggctgcagcccccgcgcccgcccccagCATGTCTCCACGCACTTTCTGCCCCGCTttcggcagccccagccccccgaGCTCGCCTTCACCGTCACCCTCCCCGAAAAgaagcccccgccgccgccaaaACCAAAGGTCGCCCCATCCCCGCCTCGGAAAAACCCTGGCCCCGTCAAGTACCGGCTGAAGTTTCGCTTCGGGTAG